From the genome of Muricauda sp. SCSIO 64092, one region includes:
- a CDS encoding GIY-YIG nuclease family protein codes for MKGYCYILTNKNKTVLYVGATNNLGRRVSEHKNGKYKNAFTKKYNCTLLVYFEEFDTIKDSFKGERQLKAGNRKRKEKLINSINPEWSDLSESWFDGSKESF; via the coding sequence ATGAAGGGCTACTGCTATATCCTTACCAATAAAAACAAAACTGTACTGTATGTCGGTGCTACAAATAATTTGGGAAGAAGGGTCAGCGAGCATAAGAATGGTAAATACAAAAACGCTTTCACCAAAAAATACAATTGTACCCTTTTGGTCTATTTTGAAGAATTTGATACTATCAAGGATTCCTTTAAAGGAGAGCGGCAATTGAAAGCAGGCAACAGAAAACGAAAGGAAAAACTAATCAACTCGATAAATCCGGAATGGAGTGATTTGTCAGAAAGTTGGTTTGATGGGAGTAAAGAATCTTTTTAA